A region from the Dehalococcoidia bacterium genome encodes:
- a CDS encoding type II toxin-antitoxin system VapC family toxin, which yields MTAVVDSSALVAFLIDQGPDGTWARGALSDGPVLGPELLLAESSNIICRIERIGEVAESAAFAAHRDLVEHDIELHPFSPFADRIWQLRHNLTAYDAWYVALAESTNCPLVTLDLRLSRSNGPTCEFMTPANLS from the coding sequence ATGACTGCGGTAGTTGATTCATCGGCTCTTGTTGCGTTTCTAATCGACCAAGGACCTGACGGCACGTGGGCGCGAGGCGCGCTGTCCGATGGTCCCGTGTTAGGACCCGAACTGCTCCTCGCGGAGTCCAGCAACATTATCTGCCGAATTGAACGAATCGGCGAGGTGGCAGAATCTGCAGCCTTTGCGGCCCATCGAGATCTGGTCGAACACGATATCGAGTTGCATCCCTTCTCCCCCTTCGCTGATCGAATTTGGCAGCTTCGGCACAATCTGACGGCCTATGATGCATGGTACGTGGCACTTGCGGAGTCTACCAACTGTCCCTTGGTCACCTTGGATCTGCGTCTCAGCCGTTCGAATGGTCCGACTTGTGAGTTCATGACACCAGCTAATTTATCCTGA
- a CDS encoding TIGR03618 family F420-dependent PPOX class oxidoreductase, whose protein sequence is MTTAVSPHINEFLSQTLVGVISTIDTQGRPRSAPIWYQWEDGAAYFFTGRGTLKWRNLLRDPHTSLCVDWREPPYKSVIVDGTIEEVDRPLYDLVLSMATRYYGEEEGRHFAEGYREDNPGVVIFRLIPTSVADYTSTD, encoded by the coding sequence TTGACGACAGCCGTAAGCCCCCACATCAACGAATTCCTCTCCCAGACCCTGGTCGGCGTCATCAGCACTATCGACACTCAGGGTCGGCCCCGATCTGCGCCGATCTGGTACCAGTGGGAAGACGGAGCCGCCTACTTCTTCACCGGACGTGGCACTCTGAAGTGGCGCAACCTACTAAGAGATCCACACACCTCACTCTGCGTTGACTGGCGCGAGCCGCCTTACAAATCGGTCATCGTCGACGGCACTATAGAAGAGGTCGACAGACCCCTCTACGACCTCGTCCTATCGATGGCTACACGCTATTATGGAGAGGAAGAGGGACGCCACTTCGCCGAGGGCTATCGCGAGGACAACCCCGGAGTAGTGATCTTTCGTCTGATCCCGACCAGCGTGGCAGACTACACTTCGACGGACTAG
- a CDS encoding CocE/NonD family hydrolase — MLPKPVKDEFRRSTSVSSETNVSVPMRDGVVLRADVYRPSGGGRHPTLLQRIPYGKHSPRYRSMYLDPMRALDRGYAVVIQDVRGRHASDGEWYPYANEALDGHDTIDWIASQPWSDGSVGMFGISYHGATQWLAATEGHPALKAIVPGVTADSYYDSWTYLGGVFQLFWLSGWASGFVLDDFPPRSERSPEARALLREWRRDPFAIANHLPLSDMPALREVGDYYYDWLAHPTYDDYWKSFAPREKYDRITVPALNQGGWYDGFIRATLRNYEDMKEQGGSDLARSQQHLVVGPWLHQPLPDPSAGSGYFGPSASGAAIDWHGMQLAWFDRWLRHEDNGVDSDPSAYLFIMGANEWRAEEIWPPPDAETMTLFLRSGGRANTLNGDGALSADPPASGESADHYLYNPANPVPTVGGAHLGGVPTIFEVGVQDQRGVESRGDVLVYTSEPLERETEVTGYVTLDLWAVTTAADTDWTAKLVDVHPDGSAQNVCDGILRASYRDSLESPSPIQADEVHRYQVDVGPTAMLFRKGHQIRLEVSSSNFPAYARYTGSPHDQSNDMSPSTQTVLHDADHPSALLLPVVNR; from the coding sequence ATGCTGCCGAAGCCCGTAAAGGACGAGTTCAGGCGTTCGACATCAGTGTCGTCCGAGACTAATGTCTCGGTGCCTATGAGAGACGGGGTCGTGCTGCGGGCCGACGTTTACAGGCCATCGGGCGGTGGGCGTCACCCTACCCTGCTGCAACGAATTCCGTATGGGAAGCACTCACCACGTTACCGGAGCATGTATCTGGACCCCATGCGGGCTCTGGACCGAGGGTATGCGGTGGTGATTCAAGACGTACGGGGACGTCATGCCTCTGATGGTGAGTGGTACCCGTACGCTAACGAGGCGCTGGATGGGCACGACACGATAGACTGGATCGCTTCCCAGCCGTGGTCGGACGGCAGTGTTGGTATGTTCGGCATCTCGTATCACGGAGCGACCCAGTGGCTTGCAGCCACTGAGGGTCATCCGGCGTTGAAGGCAATCGTTCCAGGAGTGACTGCGGATTCCTACTACGATAGCTGGACGTACCTCGGAGGAGTCTTCCAGTTGTTCTGGCTAAGCGGCTGGGCGTCGGGGTTCGTGCTGGACGACTTCCCTCCCCGATCCGAGCGTTCGCCAGAGGCACGGGCGTTGCTGAGGGAGTGGCGACGAGACCCGTTTGCCATCGCGAACCACCTGCCGTTGAGCGACATGCCAGCCCTGAGAGAAGTGGGTGACTACTACTACGACTGGCTGGCACACCCGACATACGACGACTACTGGAAGTCGTTCGCACCGAGAGAGAAGTACGACAGGATCACGGTGCCCGCGCTGAACCAGGGGGGATGGTACGACGGGTTCATCAGGGCCACGCTCCGCAACTACGAGGACATGAAGGAGCAGGGTGGGAGCGATCTGGCTCGTTCACAGCAGCACCTGGTAGTGGGACCGTGGCTGCATCAGCCTCTTCCCGATCCATCTGCAGGCAGCGGGTACTTTGGGCCGTCTGCGTCCGGGGCTGCAATAGACTGGCACGGGATGCAACTGGCATGGTTCGATCGATGGCTGAGGCACGAAGACAACGGCGTCGATTCCGATCCAAGCGCTTACCTGTTCATCATGGGCGCTAACGAGTGGAGGGCAGAGGAGATATGGCCTCCACCGGACGCGGAGACGATGACTCTGTTCCTCCGCAGCGGTGGAAGAGCAAACACCCTGAATGGAGATGGGGCACTATCAGCCGATCCTCCAGCCTCAGGTGAGTCCGCCGATCACTACCTGTACAACCCAGCGAATCCGGTGCCGACGGTTGGGGGCGCTCACCTTGGCGGCGTGCCTACGATCTTCGAAGTAGGCGTGCAGGACCAGCGTGGGGTCGAGTCGCGAGGGGATGTTCTCGTATACACGTCTGAACCGCTGGAAAGAGAAACTGAGGTCACAGGGTATGTCACACTCGATCTATGGGCGGTGACAACGGCCGCCGATACCGACTGGACAGCCAAGCTCGTGGACGTTCACCCTGACGGGAGCGCGCAAAACGTATGCGACGGTATCCTCAGGGCCAGCTACAGGGACTCGCTAGAGTCGCCATCACCAATTCAGGCAGACGAAGTGCATCGGTACCAAGTGGACGTTGGACCAACGGCGATGCTGTTCCGCAAAGGTCATCAGATCAGGCTGGAGGTGTCTTCCAGCAACTTCCCGGCGTACGCAAGGTACACAGGGTCGCCGCATGACCAGTCGAATGATATGAGTCCGTCAACACAGACCGTGCTCCACGATGCCGACCACCCATCTGCTCTGCTGCTGCCGGTGGTGAACAGGTAG
- a CDS encoding GNAT family N-acetyltransferase has translation MALETEGKTLDESLVTPGVAAVFASPDKGFYIVAEVDGTVVGSLLITYEWSDWRNATFLWIQSVFVDANYRRQGVYTAMHNHVIALTEADDGLCGVRLYVERTNTGAQQTYKSLGMDHSHYDLYEIDFLA, from the coding sequence ATGGCCCTGGAAACTGAGGGCAAGACCCTGGACGAGTCCCTCGTCACCCCAGGGGTCGCCGCGGTGTTCGCCTCTCCAGATAAGGGCTTCTACATCGTGGCCGAAGTCGACGGAACCGTGGTCGGGAGCCTGCTAATCACCTACGAGTGGAGCGACTGGCGAAACGCGACTTTCTTGTGGATTCAGAGTGTGTTCGTAGACGCGAACTACCGGCGGCAGGGTGTCTACACCGCCATGCACAATCATGTGATTGCCCTCACCGAGGCCGACGACGGACTTTGTGGCGTCAGGCTCTATGTTGAGCGCACCAATACAGGAGCGCAGCAGACATACAAGAGTCTCGGCATGGACCACTCCCACTACGACTTGTATGAGATAGATTTCCTAGCATAG
- a CDS encoding PPOX class F420-dependent oxidoreductase, with protein sequence MLPENVAEFVSENHQAVLTTFRRDGAAQMSIVTVGPYGDGAGFTTTEDRAKLHNLARNTRCSLLVSKADWWGYVVLEGHAVVLRRGQSDDTELRDALRGIYRSASGQEHPNWEEYDQAMIDDSRAAIIVVPERIYGTAP encoded by the coding sequence TTGCTCCCTGAAAACGTGGCCGAGTTCGTTTCCGAAAACCATCAGGCGGTCCTGACTACCTTCCGCAGAGACGGTGCGGCCCAGATGAGCATAGTCACCGTAGGCCCGTATGGCGACGGTGCCGGCTTTACGACTACCGAAGACCGCGCGAAACTCCACAACCTCGCTCGTAACACCCGTTGCTCTCTTCTGGTCTCCAAGGCAGACTGGTGGGGATATGTCGTCCTTGAGGGCCATGCTGTGGTGCTGCGCCGAGGTCAGTCCGACGACACCGAGCTCCGTGACGCTCTCCGGGGCATATACCGGTCTGCCTCAGGCCAGGAGCACCCGAATTGGGAAGAGTACGACCAGGCAATGATCGACGACAGCCGCGCCGCCATCATCGTCGTACCTGAACGAATCTACGGTACGGCCCCGTGA